In bacterium, the sequence CAGAGAGCGCCGCCCCGAGCACGAACGACGATCGCTCCGAGCAGAGCCAGAGCGCGGCTTCCGCGATCTCCTCGGGCTCGGCGATCCGGCCGATCGGATGCAGCGCTTCGAGCTCCTGCTGGAGCGCCGGCGTCTCGCGCACGACGTCCTCGACCATCGCCGTCCGCGCCGTCCCCGGGCAGATCGAGTTCACGCGGATTCCCTGCGATCCGTACTCGAGCGCGGCCGCGCGAGTGAGACCGATCACGCCGTGCTTGCTCGCCACGTACGCCGACTGGCCCGGGAAGCCGATCAGGCCGGCTCCGGACGCGCAATTGACGATCGCGCCGCCGCCGGCCGCGAGGATCGCGGGAATCTGATGCTTCATGCAAAGGAAGACCCCCGTCAGCATCACGTCGATCGTCCGCCGCCACTGCTCCTCGGGCATGTCCGCGACGAAATTCGGGGGCCCCGAGAGCCCGGCGTTGTTGTACGCATAGTCGAGACGCCCGAAGCGCTCGGTCGCCGTGGCGACTGCGCGGCCGACCGCCGCGTCGTCGGCGACGTCCGTCTCGACGAACACGGCCTCGGCGCCGGTCTGGCGGATCTCCTCGGCGACCGACGCCCCCGCCTCGCGATC encodes:
- a CDS encoding SDR family oxidoreductase gives rise to the protein MGEAFETTDEFEGRVAFITGTASGIGRAASRLFAARGARVVLADIDREAGASVAEEIRQTGAEAVFVETDVADDAAVGRAVATATERFGRLDYAYNNAGLSGPPNFVADMPEEQWRRTIDVMLTGVFLCMKHQIPAILAAGGGAIVNCASGAGLIGFPGQSAYVASKHGVIGLTRAAALEYGSQGIRVNSICPGTARTAMVEDVVRETPALQQELEALHPIGRIAEPEEIAEAALWLCSERSSFVLGAALSVDGGYVAQ